One genomic window of Acidobacteriota bacterium includes the following:
- a CDS encoding polysaccharide biosynthesis protein has translation MIDIRDTRVQEALIGRSACEPLTESERAGYAGHRMLITGAGGSVGSELARSIAACDPDSLTLVDHSEYLLFQIERELRSRWPHLHLDPVLGDVTRPRVIRAACIATIPDVVFHAAAYKHVTMLERDICAGIMANVLGTLSVVQAAKAVGARFVLISSDKAVNPHSVMGATKRLAEMVTLAQMDGQFEPVVVRFGNVLGSSGSVLELMIDCLVNQRPIPITHPDATRYFMTVGEAATLVLRADLLRLGGEVCWLEMGHPVRIVDIVNRLLRMAKRAGMPAVPVSFIGLRPGEKLDEQLTLRGMDLARTKHARVWIAHQKPVAIDLIHRTVRALRADVSRGDGLSALTNLCAAVPEYEPSDHARLAAGGATLMAPWSSKEAANLLVA, from the coding sequence ATGATTGACATCCGCGACACGCGCGTGCAGGAAGCCCTGATTGGACGGTCGGCGTGCGAACCGTTGACCGAATCGGAGCGCGCTGGATACGCGGGTCACCGCATGCTGATTACCGGCGCCGGTGGTTCGGTTGGGTCCGAACTAGCGCGCAGCATCGCCGCCTGCGACCCCGACAGCCTCACGCTGGTCGATCACTCGGAGTACCTGCTGTTCCAGATCGAGCGCGAGCTTCGATCCAGGTGGCCGCACCTGCATCTCGACCCGGTGCTCGGCGATGTGACGCGGCCGCGCGTCATCCGCGCGGCGTGCATCGCCACCATCCCGGATGTCGTCTTTCACGCCGCCGCCTACAAACACGTCACCATGCTCGAGCGCGACATCTGCGCGGGCATCATGGCCAACGTCCTCGGGACCCTCTCGGTGGTGCAGGCGGCCAAGGCCGTCGGCGCGCGGTTCGTCCTGATCTCCTCCGACAAGGCCGTCAACCCACACAGCGTCATGGGCGCGACCAAGCGCCTCGCCGAGATGGTCACGCTGGCGCAGATGGACGGGCAGTTCGAGCCCGTCGTCGTCCGATTCGGCAACGTGCTCGGCAGCAGCGGCAGCGTCCTCGAGTTGATGATCGATTGCCTGGTCAACCAGCGGCCCATCCCGATTACGCATCCGGATGCGACACGATATTTCATGACGGTTGGTGAGGCCGCGACGCTCGTGTTGCGCGCCGACCTGCTCAGGCTCGGCGGGGAAGTGTGCTGGCTTGAGATGGGACATCCCGTCCGCATCGTCGACATCGTCAATCGCCTGCTCAGGATGGCGAAGAGGGCTGGCATGCCCGCCGTGCCGGTTTCGTTCATCGGCCTGCGGCCCGGCGAGAAACTCGACGAGCAGCTGACGCTGCGCGGGATGGATCTGGCCAGGACCAAGCACGCCCGCGTGTGGATCGCCCATCAGAAACCGGTGGCCATCGACCTCATCCATCGCACGGTGCGCGCGCTGCGCGCCGACGTGTCGAGAGGAGACGGCCTGTCGGCGTTGACCAATCTCTGCGCGGCCGTGCCGGAGTACGAACCGAGCGATCACGCGCGACTCGCGGCCGGGGGTGCCACATTGATGGCGCCGTGGTCATCCAAGGAAGCGGCAAACCTGCTGGTGGCGTAA